One genomic region from Flagellimonas oceani encodes:
- a CDS encoding aldo/keto reductase: MNTSSDKRSIVLNNGVEMPLIGLGVFQMNDPRECEQTVLTAIETGYRLIDTAAAYGNEVAVGNAIRKSSVPREELFITTKLWVSDTGYENTKKAFANSLKKLQLEYVDVYLIHQAVGDYYGSWRAMEDLHKEGKIRAIGISNFYPERAIDLLAHNEIVPTVNQLEVHPFYQRVKTQHYLEDKQVRVQSWASFAEGRNHFFTNETLSEIGKPYGKSVAQVTLRWLVQRGIPVIPKSVHRERLIENFNIWDFELNETDMTSISRLDLGKSAFFNHRDPEIIKRWAQRRPIHY; the protein is encoded by the coding sequence ATGAATACAAGCTCCGACAAGCGATCCATTGTTTTGAACAATGGTGTGGAAATGCCCCTAATCGGATTGGGCGTATTTCAAATGAACGACCCCCGAGAATGTGAACAAACGGTCTTGACGGCCATCGAAACTGGATATCGGTTGATCGATACCGCTGCCGCCTATGGCAATGAGGTCGCCGTTGGAAATGCCATACGAAAAAGCAGTGTCCCCCGGGAAGAGCTTTTTATCACGACCAAATTATGGGTAAGTGATACCGGGTACGAGAACACCAAAAAAGCCTTTGCAAACTCCTTGAAAAAGTTACAACTGGAATATGTGGACGTCTACCTCATCCATCAGGCCGTTGGGGATTATTACGGTTCCTGGCGTGCCATGGAAGATTTGCACAAAGAAGGCAAAATCAGGGCCATCGGCATCAGCAACTTCTACCCGGAGAGAGCCATAGACCTACTGGCCCACAACGAAATCGTTCCCACGGTCAATCAATTGGAGGTGCACCCCTTTTACCAGCGCGTCAAAACACAGCATTATTTGGAGGATAAACAAGTTCGGGTACAATCGTGGGCATCCTTTGCGGAGGGAAGAAACCATTTTTTCACCAATGAAACGCTTTCCGAAATCGGAAAACCCTATGGAAAATCCGTTGCCCAAGTCACCTTGAGATGGTTGGTACAAAGAGGTATTCCCGTGATTCCGAAGTCAGTGCACAGGGAAAGGCTTATCGAGAATTTCAACATTTGGGATTTCGAACTCAATGAAACGGATATGACATCCATTTCCCGGTTGGATTTGGGGAAAAGTGCCTTTTTCAACCACCGTGACCCAGAAATCATCAAGCGATGGGCACAACGAAGGCCCATTCACTATTAA
- a CDS encoding aldo/keto reductase, which yields MQKIKLNNGVYMPLVGLGVFQIDDLEECEQTVLTAIASGYRLIDTASMYLNETAVGNAIRKSDVPREELFITTKLWVQDTGYENTKRAFEDSLKKLQVDYIDLYLLHQAMGDYYGSWRAMEDLYKEGKIRAIGISNFFPDRVVDFIAHNEILPAINQIEINPFYQRDGEIELLKQNGIATQSWASFAEGKNGIFNNDLLTSIGRQYNKSVAQVILRWLTQREIAVIPKSVHKERLLENADIHDFELSAEDMDAIATLDTGKSVFFDHREPETAEWLTKLRYDA from the coding sequence ATGCAGAAAATTAAATTAAACAATGGTGTGTACATGCCATTGGTAGGCTTGGGAGTTTTTCAAATCGACGATCTGGAAGAATGCGAACAAACGGTGTTGACAGCCATTGCATCCGGTTATCGGTTGATCGATACGGCTTCTATGTACTTGAATGAAACCGCTGTTGGAAATGCCATAAGAAAAAGCGATGTGCCCAGGGAGGAACTCTTTATCACCACGAAGCTATGGGTCCAGGACACGGGATACGAAAATACCAAAAGAGCCTTTGAGGACTCCTTGAAAAAGCTACAAGTGGATTATATCGACCTGTATTTGCTCCATCAAGCCATGGGCGATTACTACGGGTCTTGGCGTGCCATGGAAGATTTGTACAAGGAAGGGAAGATCAGGGCCATTGGGATCAGCAATTTTTTCCCCGATCGCGTAGTGGACTTTATTGCCCACAATGAAATCCTCCCTGCCATCAACCAGATCGAGATCAATCCATTTTATCAAAGGGACGGGGAAATCGAACTCTTGAAACAAAACGGTATCGCGACCCAATCCTGGGCTTCCTTTGCCGAGGGCAAGAATGGCATCTTCAACAATGATCTGCTGACATCCATTGGCAGGCAATACAACAAATCCGTGGCCCAGGTAATTCTGCGTTGGCTCACCCAGCGGGAGATTGCCGTGATCCCAAAATCCGTCCACAAGGAGAGACTGTTGGAAAATGCGGATATCCATGACTTTGAATTAAGTGCGGAGGATATGGATGCCATAGCCACCTTGGATACGGGCAAGAGTGTATTTTTCGATCACCGTGAACCGGAAACCGCCGAATGGCTGACCAAGCTCAGGTACGATGCTTGA
- a CDS encoding putative quinol monooxygenase: MKAKKKKQYNTAGTARNMASIIYCLALFTLQLGCGKHQENTTSEKTQQREMPTSASFQELGFFGNIKASMWPEFLEAVQHNVALSRRESGNMVFSLYQPENEKLAPIWFERFHTKSAHNFHKEQAYFQEAIAVIQRSLEGDAKAIRLLVLDEFPATLPIKAAEPARSRHVITLYAVKEEKRQSFLQTMSPLIANSRKSTGNLEFNLYQHAEDAKVFVLIEGWKTRSHHEANTDKEHVRKFGSQTKDFFVSKPSDTRWILKDISTKNQ; this comes from the coding sequence ATGAAGGCCAAGAAGAAAAAACAATACAATACAGCGGGTACGGCACGCAACATGGCATCTATCATCTACTGCCTTGCCTTGTTCACCCTACAATTGGGTTGCGGGAAGCATCAAGAAAATACGACGTCGGAAAAAACACAACAACGGGAAATGCCAACATCGGCAAGCTTTCAGGAACTGGGTTTTTTTGGAAATATCAAGGCGAGTATGTGGCCTGAGTTCCTGGAGGCGGTACAACACAATGTGGCCCTATCCAGAAGGGAATCCGGGAACATGGTCTTCAGCCTGTACCAACCGGAAAACGAAAAGCTGGCGCCCATATGGTTTGAACGGTTCCACACTAAGTCAGCCCATAATTTCCACAAGGAACAAGCTTACTTCCAAGAGGCCATAGCCGTCATCCAGCGCTCCCTGGAAGGAGATGCCAAAGCCATAAGGCTGTTGGTACTGGATGAGTTTCCGGCAACCCTTCCCATTAAAGCAGCCGAACCGGCAAGGTCACGTCATGTGATTACGTTATATGCCGTAAAGGAGGAAAAAAGACAATCCTTTCTGCAAACGATGTCCCCACTGATTGCCAATTCCAGAAAATCAACGGGGAACCTGGAATTCAATTTGTACCAACATGCTGAAGACGCTAAAGTCTTTGTCTTGATCGAAGGATGGAAAACCCGGTCCCACCATGAGGCAAATACTGATAAGGAACATGTTCGGAAGTTCGGTTCCCAAACCAAGGATTTTTTTGTTTCCAAACCATCGGACACCCGTTGGATACTTAAGGACATATCCACCAAAAACCAATAA
- a CDS encoding TetR/AcrR family transcriptional regulator: protein MPRNKEFDYDEKLEAARNLFWRKGYNATSMSNLEEAMQINRSSLYMTYGNKHDLFVKSLVNYIAMKDRQYNEAAEKGKDPLESIANIITSVSKSAIQDKNCLFTNAVFEMALSDTKVNQLLKQQNLKAVGVFEKLLKQAKEQGLLNSDKEPRLLAHFLVSSLVSIYNTHIVFGDQKLTQQTTEILIASIK from the coding sequence ATGCCAAGAAACAAAGAATTTGATTACGATGAAAAGTTGGAGGCGGCCAGAAACCTCTTTTGGCGCAAGGGCTATAATGCAACTTCGATGAGTAACCTAGAAGAGGCCATGCAGATCAACAGGAGTAGCCTTTACATGACCTATGGTAACAAACATGATTTGTTTGTCAAGTCCTTGGTGAATTACATAGCCATGAAGGACAGGCAATACAACGAAGCGGCGGAAAAAGGCAAGGATCCTTTGGAAAGCATTGCCAATATCATAACATCTGTAAGTAAATCGGCCATTCAGGACAAGAATTGCCTGTTCACCAATGCCGTATTCGAGATGGCCCTGTCCGATACAAAAGTGAACCAGCTCCTGAAGCAACAGAATTTGAAGGCGGTCGGTGTATTTGAAAAGCTGTTGAAACAAGCCAAGGAACAGGGATTGCTCAATTCGGACAAGGAACCCAGACTACTTGCACATTTTTTGGTGTCAAGCCTGGTTTCCATCTATAATACACATATCGTGTTCGGTGACCAAAAACTGACCCAACAGACCACTGAAATTCTCATAGCTTCCATAAAATGA
- a CDS encoding helix-turn-helix domain-containing protein, translating to MAKKDVRVKDLYELYQTMGLPLDHVDPSSGFTIHYLQQTFKNLPYTSISFRPNYFSFLFIKDAFGKYTIDDKKFEVAPRTVYFTNPGNYRIFEWYRITDTCLITFDESFLKEYVHGKVYDHFSFLLTETVEPRTLSMEQFHQIEQLYRLIHKEQLGNSLYQNRIIGSLMVALLLKIKAYFFQDYNPIYEGNRSSEIVKTFKRDLELHFRDLVSGKTEHPLRVQDYAEKQSLHVNYLSSVISNKTGKPISAWISERTMTEAKVLLQNTGLSIKEISNRLSFLETSHFSNYFKRHASISPVSYRKQQIK from the coding sequence ATGGCAAAAAAGGATGTAAGGGTAAAGGATTTATACGAGTTGTACCAAACCATGGGACTTCCACTGGATCATGTGGACCCCTCATCGGGCTTTACCATTCATTATTTGCAACAGACCTTTAAAAATCTGCCCTATACGTCCATTTCTTTTCGTCCCAATTACTTCAGTTTTCTGTTCATCAAGGATGCATTTGGCAAATATACCATTGATGACAAGAAATTCGAGGTGGCACCCCGGACCGTTTACTTTACCAATCCGGGCAATTATCGGATTTTTGAATGGTACCGTATCACGGACACCTGTCTGATTACCTTTGATGAGTCCTTCCTCAAGGAATATGTGCATGGTAAGGTTTATGATCATTTTTCCTTCCTGCTTACCGAAACCGTTGAGCCCCGCACCTTGTCGATGGAACAGTTCCATCAGATTGAACAACTATACCGGTTGATACATAAAGAACAATTGGGCAACTCGCTTTACCAAAATCGGATCATAGGTAGTTTGATGGTGGCCTTGCTCCTTAAGATCAAGGCTTATTTCTTTCAAGATTACAACCCCATCTATGAGGGGAACCGAAGTTCTGAGATTGTGAAAACGTTCAAAAGGGATTTGGAGCTCCATTTTCGGGATTTGGTCAGTGGCAAAACAGAGCATCCACTTCGGGTGCAGGACTATGCGGAAAAACAGTCGCTGCATGTCAATTACCTATCCAGTGTGATCAGCAACAAGACAGGCAAGCCCATTAGTGCATGGATCTCGGAAAGAACCATGACAGAGGCCAAGGTATTGTTGCAAAATACTGGACTCAGTATCAAGGAGATTTCCAATCGCTTGAGTTTTCTGGAAACTTCACATTTTAGCAATTATTTCAAAAGGCATGCTTCCATAAGCCCGGTTTCCTATAGAAAACAGCAAATTAAATAG
- a CDS encoding SDR family oxidoreductase, whose amino-acid sequence MRELHNKVALVTGSSRGIGAEIAKELAKAGAKVVVNYAGNMEAAQKVVEIVKTHGGDAIAIQADVSQADQVKQLFDTTIEHYGKMDILVNNAGIMINSLIKDTPSKDFARQMEVNINGVFHTLREAATKLEENGSIINLSTSVNRLMLPSYGPYAATKSAVEQLTRVFAKEVGDRGINVNSISPGPTDTALLMKDKPAAVVERLTSLSPFNKIGKTEDIANVVVFLAGDGAKWISAQNIGINGAMA is encoded by the coding sequence ATGCGTGAATTGCACAATAAAGTAGCCTTGGTCACCGGGTCTTCCAGAGGTATCGGGGCTGAAATCGCAAAGGAATTGGCCAAGGCAGGAGCCAAGGTTGTCGTCAACTATGCAGGAAACATGGAAGCTGCCCAAAAAGTAGTTGAAATCGTCAAGACCCATGGAGGGGATGCCATTGCTATCCAGGCCGATGTGAGCCAAGCGGACCAAGTCAAACAACTGTTCGATACTACCATTGAACATTATGGCAAGATGGACATCCTTGTCAATAATGCCGGTATCATGATCAACAGTTTGATCAAAGATACACCGAGCAAGGATTTTGCACGACAAATGGAAGTGAATATCAATGGGGTGTTCCATACCCTTAGGGAAGCGGCCACCAAATTGGAGGAAAACGGAAGTATCATCAATTTGTCCACCTCGGTCAACCGTCTCATGTTGCCTTCTTACGGACCGTATGCTGCCACAAAATCCGCTGTGGAACAATTGACACGCGTATTTGCCAAAGAAGTCGGAGACCGAGGGATTAATGTAAACTCCATTTCTCCCGGACCTACGGATACAGCGCTGCTCATGAAGGACAAACCTGCGGCCGTTGTGGAACGTTTGACATCGCTTTCCCCGTTCAATAAGATTGGAAAAACTGAGGATATCGCCAATGTGGTCGTTTTTCTGGCAGGTGATGGGGCAAAATGGATATCAGCTCAAAACATAGGTATTAATGGGGCCATGGCCTAA
- a CDS encoding DUF1097 domain-containing protein yields MKTLITGLSMGLLGALAVFVTFSLQWPTWVLFIAWVSYYLFGMSIKASLHTLLNMTAGFLLGILMATLTHMLEQGLGRFAMPTVVLVCISLLPYLSKIRYLENIPAWFLGLIVYFGVHPPLEARPVLNIFAAIIAGFVFAFVNHRASLLIARSDNDQLHD; encoded by the coding sequence ATGAAAACACTAATAACTGGATTATCAATGGGGCTATTGGGGGCATTGGCGGTATTTGTAACCTTCTCTCTACAATGGCCAACTTGGGTTTTGTTCATCGCTTGGGTTAGTTACTACCTGTTCGGGATGTCGATCAAGGCCTCATTGCATACTTTGCTCAACATGACCGCAGGGTTTTTATTGGGTATCCTTATGGCGACCCTTACCCATATGTTGGAACAAGGACTTGGACGGTTTGCCATGCCCACGGTGGTATTGGTTTGCATAAGCCTGCTGCCTTATCTGAGCAAGATAAGATATCTTGAAAACATTCCTGCTTGGTTCCTGGGGTTGATCGTTTATTTCGGGGTCCATCCGCCATTGGAGGCACGGCCTGTCTTGAACATTTTTGCTGCCATCATTGCTGGGTTTGTCTTTGCCTTTGTCAATCATCGAGCATCCCTTTTGATTGCTAGATCGGACAACGACCAACTCCATGACTAA
- a CDS encoding SDR family oxidoreductase, with protein sequence MTNLRNKMALITGSSRGLCKAIAERYAALGADIVIHYSKNEIAAEAMVSNIKAMGANVIALQADISKESEVERLFSESKRAFGKIDIVVANAGLEMEESPDSEFSEEQFDHLFSISTTGAYFTMQQAALHVEDLGRIIYVATGPTAFPVSGMSGWTGRKMTPGYLMDVLVPEMGKRGVTVNSIVPFAVDGVGVFADANKHPELRQSLMESCPMGRLGEVEDVANVAEFFAGNLSSFVSGQHLMVNGGAIH encoded by the coding sequence ATGACTAATTTACGAAACAAGATGGCCTTGATTACGGGTTCTTCCAGAGGTTTGTGCAAGGCCATCGCGGAACGATACGCTGCTTTGGGAGCCGATATCGTCATCCATTATTCCAAGAACGAGATTGCGGCGGAGGCCATGGTGAGCAATATCAAGGCGATGGGGGCCAATGTGATTGCCCTACAGGCAGATATCAGTAAGGAAAGCGAAGTTGAACGTCTTTTTTCAGAAAGCAAAAGGGCCTTTGGTAAAATTGATATTGTGGTGGCCAATGCTGGTCTGGAAATGGAGGAAAGTCCGGATTCCGAATTCTCGGAAGAACAGTTTGACCATTTATTTTCCATCAGTACCACAGGGGCCTACTTTACGATGCAACAGGCGGCTTTACATGTTGAGGACTTGGGCCGCATCATCTATGTCGCCACAGGTCCTACGGCATTCCCGGTAAGTGGAATGAGTGGTTGGACGGGACGGAAAATGACACCCGGATATTTGATGGATGTATTGGTGCCGGAAATGGGCAAGCGGGGAGTGACCGTTAATTCCATCGTGCCCTTTGCCGTCGATGGGGTGGGTGTATTTGCAGATGCCAACAAGCATCCCGAATTGCGCCAATCCTTGATGGAAAGTTGTCCCATGGGACGTTTGGGCGAAGTGGAAGATGTGGCGAACGTAGCTGAATTTTTTGCCGGCAATCTGTCATCTTTCGTCAGTGGGCAGCACCTGATGGTAAATGGTGGGGCCATTCACTGA
- a CDS encoding DoxX family protein, producing MTHKYRPVNTDLGLLIIRLTACSSLFVRHGIEKLFHFDDMLEIFPDPLFIGKLPSLIFALFTDGILSLFVLLGLFTRKSVVLIALNLTIAFFVFHNANLDGGEIAFVYLGVMILLFLCGPGKYSLDYMLYRKQQAKSKEGTENQQ from the coding sequence ATGACTCATAAATATAGGCCCGTAAATACTGATCTTGGGCTTCTGATCATTAGATTGACCGCTTGTAGTTCCCTATTTGTGCGGCATGGTATTGAAAAGCTATTTCATTTCGATGATATGCTGGAAATATTTCCCGACCCTTTGTTCATTGGTAAATTACCAAGTTTGATTTTTGCACTGTTCACGGATGGCATATTATCCCTGTTTGTCTTGCTCGGTCTCTTTACCCGAAAGAGCGTCGTTTTGATTGCGCTCAATCTTACCATCGCCTTTTTTGTCTTTCATAACGCTAATTTGGATGGAGGTGAAATCGCCTTTGTATATTTGGGAGTTATGATATTACTCTTTTTATGTGGCCCGGGAAAATACAGTTTGGACTATATGCTGTATAGAAAACAACAGGCAAAATCAAAGGAAGGGACAGAGAATCAACAGTGA
- a CDS encoding SDR family oxidoreductase, which yields MNFENKNVVITGGSTGIGFATAKAFIANGAKVFITGRSVENLERAAAKINNSNLKTVVSDTSNFAGIDELVKAVADSGSSIDVLFLNAGTAVFESIENVTEADFDAQFNTNVKGSFFTLQKLLPYVNNGASVLFTSSTVATAANMGAIVYSATKGALNKIAQIAANELVERQIRVNVVSPGPVRTEGFDKAVTTDEAKDHFAASTALQRLGTPDEIAKTVVFLASDEASFITGTELLVDGGYTTYARK from the coding sequence ATGAATTTCGAAAATAAAAATGTAGTTATTACCGGTGGAAGCACCGGAATAGGATTTGCGACGGCAAAAGCTTTTATTGCCAATGGAGCAAAGGTGTTTATTACGGGGAGAAGCGTTGAAAACCTGGAAAGGGCCGCTGCCAAAATTAACAATTCAAACCTGAAAACGGTAGTTTCCGATACCTCCAACTTCGCAGGAATAGATGAATTGGTAAAAGCGGTGGCGGATAGTGGGAGTTCGATTGACGTTCTTTTCCTAAATGCGGGAACAGCGGTGTTCGAATCCATTGAAAACGTGACAGAAGCAGATTTTGATGCGCAGTTCAACACCAATGTAAAAGGAAGTTTCTTTACCTTACAAAAGTTGCTCCCTTATGTCAATAATGGAGCCAGTGTCCTGTTTACATCATCAACCGTTGCTACGGCGGCCAATATGGGAGCCATTGTATATTCCGCAACTAAAGGTGCACTGAATAAAATTGCTCAGATTGCTGCAAATGAATTGGTGGAAAGACAAATCCGGGTAAATGTTGTGAGCCCTGGACCGGTCAGAACCGAAGGTTTTGACAAAGCGGTTACCACAGACGAGGCAAAAGATCATTTCGCAGCTTCAACCGCATTGCAAAGGTTGGGTACACCTGATGAAATTGCAAAAACGGTAGTTTTTCTGGCTTCCGATGAAGCAAGTTTTATTACGGGAACAGAATTGTTGGTGGACGGTGGGTATACTACCTATGCCCGTAAATAA
- a CDS encoding SDR family oxidoreductase: protein MENVKGKVIAITGASSGIGEAMARHLAALGAKVSLGARRMERLEDIVEDISNNGGQAICKKLDVTQPDEMKDFVEFTLERFKTLDVFINNAGLMPLSMINAYKIEEWHRMIDVNIKGVLHGIAAALPYFEEKDKGQFINITSVGDRWVGPTSTVYSSTKFAVRAISDGLRQEVSDNIRVTIVAPGATESELAETISDPELKEMAINQFRTNLLPAAAIARAVAYAVSQPTDVDVNELVVRPTAQKSF from the coding sequence ATGGAAAACGTTAAAGGAAAAGTAATCGCCATTACTGGCGCCAGTAGTGGAATCGGTGAGGCCATGGCGCGACACCTTGCAGCTTTAGGGGCCAAGGTTTCCCTGGGAGCAAGACGAATGGAAAGATTGGAGGATATTGTTGAAGATATTTCCAACAATGGGGGCCAGGCTATCTGTAAAAAATTGGATGTGACCCAACCCGATGAAATGAAGGATTTTGTCGAGTTTACATTGGAAAGGTTTAAGACTTTGGATGTGTTCATCAATAATGCCGGATTGATGCCCCTTTCGATGATCAATGCCTATAAAATTGAAGAATGGCACAGAATGATAGATGTCAATATCAAAGGCGTACTGCATGGTATCGCCGCCGCCCTCCCTTATTTCGAGGAAAAGGACAAGGGCCAGTTCATTAACATCACTTCCGTTGGAGATCGTTGGGTAGGGCCCACCTCTACGGTGTACAGCTCGACAAAATTTGCCGTAAGGGCCATATCCGATGGACTGCGACAAGAGGTCAGTGATAACATAAGGGTGACCATTGTAGCGCCGGGTGCCACGGAATCGGAATTGGCAGAAACCATTTCGGATCCGGAATTAAAAGAGATGGCCATCAACCAATTCAGGACCAATTTATTGCCCGCAGCGGCAATTGCAAGGGCTGTTGCCTATGCCGTTTCCCAGCCCACGGATGTAGATGTGAATGAACTGGTGGTAAGACCTACCGCCCAAAAATCATTTTGA
- a CDS encoding Atu4866 domain-containing protein: MDSVKNRVILVLVLALLSSAAFVIQAQLDKGSQPIEGPKELVAQYFDRWKNHGESFFDLLDEDAVWTVTGRSPVSGVYHGKTDFLENAVQPILKQLDTPIQPELISLTSDGHFVWLHFKAAAKAINGSSYVNTYVWKMEFKNGKITKGFAFLDTYELTVLMKAKKTSKAMKNTMEETQGYLGMWVTEDGYIRHELLPNNRYDEDRGKRESAYQGRYKVTGNHIEYIDDTGFTADGDFVDEKTLHHGGYIFHKKLE, translated from the coding sequence ATGGACAGTGTAAAGAACAGGGTAATCTTAGTTTTGGTTCTGGCCTTGTTGTCAAGTGCTGCATTTGTAATACAGGCACAACTTGACAAAGGTTCGCAACCTATCGAGGGGCCCAAGGAATTGGTGGCCCAATATTTTGACCGATGGAAGAACCATGGCGAAAGTTTTTTTGATCTTTTGGATGAAGATGCCGTTTGGACCGTGACCGGTAGGTCACCGGTTTCAGGGGTATATCACGGTAAGACCGATTTTTTGGAAAATGCCGTACAACCTATTTTGAAACAGTTGGATACCCCTATACAACCTGAACTGATAAGTCTTACCTCTGATGGCCATTTTGTATGGTTACATTTTAAAGCCGCGGCCAAAGCCATCAATGGGTCTTCCTATGTCAATACTTACGTATGGAAGATGGAGTTCAAAAACGGAAAGATCACAAAAGGGTTCGCCTTTCTGGATACCTATGAATTGACAGTATTGATGAAGGCCAAAAAAACAAGCAAAGCAATGAAAAATACAATGGAGGAAACCCAAGGATATTTGGGCATGTGGGTAACCGAAGATGGATACATTCGGCATGAATTATTGCCCAATAACCGTTATGATGAGGATAGGGGCAAGCGTGAAAGCGCATATCAAGGAAGATATAAGGTCACGGGAAACCATATTGAGTATATAGATGATACCGGCTTTACGGCAGATGGGGATTTCGTTGATGAAAAAACCTTGCACCATGGAGGCTATATCTTCCATAAAAAGTTGGAATGA